From Symphalangus syndactylus isolate Jambi chromosome 17, NHGRI_mSymSyn1-v2.1_pri, whole genome shotgun sequence, one genomic window encodes:
- the LOC134732963 gene encoding large ribosomal subunit protein eL15-like isoform X2: MGTYKYIQELWRKKQSDVMRFLLRVRCWQYRQLSALHRAPRPTQPDKARRLGYKAKQGYVIYRIRVRRGGRKHPVPKGATYGKPVHHGVNQLKFARSLQSVAEERAGRHCGALRVLNSYWVVSLCCLGWSAVARSRLTASSISRVHAILLPQPPE, translated from the exons ATGGGTACATACAAGTACATCCAGGAGCTATGGAGAAAGAAGCAGTCTGATGTCATGCGCTTTCTTCTGAGGGTCCGCTGCTGGCAGTACCGCCAGCTCTCTGCTCTCCACAGGGCTCCCCGTCCCACCCAGCCTGATAAAGCGCGCCGACTGGGCTACAAGGCCAAGCAAGGTTACGTTATATATAGGATTCGTGTTCGCCGTGGTGGCCGAAAACACCCAGTTCCTAAGGGTGCAACTTACGGCAAGCCTGTGCATCATGGTGTTAACCAGCTGAAGTTTGCTCGAAGCCTTCAGTCCGTTGCAGAGGAGCGAGCTGGACGCCACTGTGGGGCTCTGAGAGTCCTGAATTCTTACTGGGTGG tctcgctctgctgcctgggctggagtgcagtggcacgatctcggctcactgcaagctccatctcccgggttcacgccattctcctgcctcagcctcctgagtag
- the LOC134732963 gene encoding large ribosomal subunit protein eL15-like isoform X1, translated as MGTYKYIQELWRKKQSDVMRFLLRVRCWQYRQLSALHRAPRPTQPDKARRLGYKAKQGYVIYRIRVRRGGRKHPVPKGATYGKPVHHGVNQLKFARSLQSVAEERAGRHCGALRVLNSYWVGEDSTYKFFEVILIDPFHKAIRRNSDTRWITKAVHKHREMHGLTSAGRKSRGLGKGHKFHHTIGGSHRAAWRRRNTLQLHRYR; from the coding sequence ATGGGTACATACAAGTACATCCAGGAGCTATGGAGAAAGAAGCAGTCTGATGTCATGCGCTTTCTTCTGAGGGTCCGCTGCTGGCAGTACCGCCAGCTCTCTGCTCTCCACAGGGCTCCCCGTCCCACCCAGCCTGATAAAGCGCGCCGACTGGGCTACAAGGCCAAGCAAGGTTACGTTATATATAGGATTCGTGTTCGCCGTGGTGGCCGAAAACACCCAGTTCCTAAGGGTGCAACTTACGGCAAGCCTGTGCATCATGGTGTTAACCAGCTGAAGTTTGCTCGAAGCCTTCAGTCCGTTGCAGAGGAGCGAGCTGGACGCCACTGTGGGGCTCTGAGAGTCCTGAATTCTTACTGGGTGGGTGAAGATTCCACATACAAATTTTTTGAGGTTATCCTCATTGATCCATTCCATAAAGCTATCAGAAGAAATTCTGACACCCGATGGATCACCAAAGCAGTCCACAAGCACAGGGAGATGCATGGGCTGACATCTGCAGGCCGAAAGAGCCGTGGCCTTGGAAAGGGCCATAAGTTCCACCACACTATTGGTGGTTCTCACCGGGCAGCTTGGAGAAGGCGCAATACTCTCCAGCTCCACCGTTACCGCTAA